The following proteins come from a genomic window of Achromobacter sp. AONIH1:
- the purL gene encoding phosphoribosylformylglycinamidine synthase, with the protein MSLVQHLPGSSVLSSFRRDRLLAQLKEAGLPVADISARYEHFVNTDAALTAAQQQQLAQLLDYGTPVTGDTPAKSLELLVIPRLGTISPWASKATDIAHNCGLDAVRRIERGVRYVITPERGLLGAKSFDAAMLARAADCLHDRMTETVVDAGFDGQALFQTLAGKPMRTVAVQARGAEALVEANATLGLALSDDEIEYLAKSFSDLGRDPTDVELMMFAQANSEHCRHKIFNAQWVIDGQEQPNTLFGMIRATHKAQPAGTVVAYSDNAAIMEGGPAQRFQAGVPGLPGAAGEGADQARYIRRDTTVHTLMKVETHNHPTAIAPFPGASTGAGGEIRDEGATGRGSKPKAGLTGFTVSHLRFPDAPQPWEADHHGLPDRIASPLSIMIDGPIGGAAFNNEFGRPNLLGYFRSFEQTAGDTRWGYHKPIMIAGGLGSIDAGLTHKDVIPPGALLIQLGGPGFRIGMGGGAASSISMGSNSAELDFDSVQRGNPELERRAQEVIDRCWQQGERNPIIAIHDVGAGGLSNAFPELVNDAGRGAIFDLKRVPLEESGLSPAEIWSNESQERYVLSILPQDLDRFDAIARRERCPYAVVGVATEERQLRVVDGEGLPGLDAIRAQGADEVRPVDVPIDVILGKPPRMTRDVKRLPGVSAPLDLAGIDLTEAAYRVLRHPTVANKSFLITIGDRTVGGLSSRDQMVGPWQVPVADCAVTLADYEGFRGEAMSMGERTPIAMLDAPASGRMAVAEALTNLAAADVARLEDIKLSANWMAACGVPGQDAALYDTVSAVSELCQAAGLSIPVGKDSLSMKTSWEQDGEQRQVVAPVSLIVTAFAPVADVRASLTPQLRTDAGDSVLILVDLGRGRHRMGGSILAQTYNQVGETVPDIDAPQDLRAFFVTIRTLAEAGTILAYHDRSDGGLFATLTEMAFAGRTGISVNLDMLTFDPQSADWGDYKIRPEQVAVQRDELTLKALFSEEAGAVIQVPAAQRDAVMQVLRGAGLSAHSHVIGGLNAADEIEFYRDGKKVWGQPRADLGRAWSEVSYRIMARRDNPACAQAELDVWSDTQDPGMQPNVDFDPQEDIAAPYIATGKRPRVAILREQGCNSQVEMGWAFDTAGFEAYDVHMTDLLAGRVDLAGMQGLVAVGGFSYGDVLGAGEGWARTIRFNSRLSDQFAAYFARPDTFALGVCNGCQMMAALAPMIPGAEAWPRFTRNLSEKYEARLALVELAKSPSIFFAGMDGARIPVAVAHGEGYADFSQQGDASRVLTAARYIDNRGQATEAYPFNPNGSPGGLTSVTTADGRFTVMMPHPERVTRNVMMSWAPEKWGKADAGGTFSPWMRMFRNARVWLK; encoded by the coding sequence GTGTCCCTTGTTCAGCATCTGCCTGGTTCCTCCGTCCTGTCCTCCTTCCGCCGCGATCGCCTGCTGGCGCAACTGAAAGAGGCCGGCCTGCCGGTGGCCGACATCTCCGCCCGCTACGAGCACTTCGTCAACACCGATGCCGCCCTGACGGCCGCGCAGCAGCAACAGCTGGCCCAACTGCTGGACTACGGCACGCCCGTGACCGGCGACACGCCCGCCAAGAGCCTGGAACTGCTGGTCATCCCGCGCCTGGGCACGATTTCTCCGTGGGCCAGCAAGGCCACCGACATCGCCCACAACTGCGGCCTGGACGCCGTGCGCCGCATCGAGCGCGGCGTGCGCTACGTGATCACGCCCGAGCGCGGCCTGCTGGGCGCCAAGAGCTTTGACGCCGCCATGCTGGCGCGCGCGGCCGACTGCCTGCATGACCGCATGACCGAAACCGTGGTCGACGCCGGCTTCGACGGTCAGGCGCTGTTCCAGACGCTGGCCGGCAAGCCCATGCGCACCGTGGCCGTGCAGGCGCGCGGCGCCGAGGCGCTGGTCGAGGCCAACGCCACGCTGGGCCTGGCGCTGTCCGACGACGAAATCGAATACCTGGCCAAGTCCTTCAGCGACCTGGGGCGCGACCCCACCGACGTCGAGCTGATGATGTTCGCCCAGGCCAACAGCGAGCACTGCCGCCACAAGATCTTCAACGCCCAGTGGGTGATCGACGGCCAGGAGCAGCCCAACACGCTGTTCGGCATGATCCGTGCCACCCACAAGGCCCAGCCCGCCGGCACCGTGGTCGCCTATTCCGACAATGCCGCCATCATGGAAGGCGGTCCGGCCCAGCGCTTCCAGGCCGGCGTGCCCGGCCTGCCGGGCGCGGCGGGCGAGGGCGCCGACCAGGCCCGCTATATCCGCCGCGACACCACCGTGCACACGCTGATGAAGGTGGAAACGCACAATCACCCGACCGCCATCGCGCCGTTTCCCGGCGCGTCCACCGGCGCGGGCGGCGAGATCCGCGACGAAGGCGCCACCGGCCGGGGTTCCAAGCCCAAGGCCGGCCTGACCGGCTTCACCGTGTCGCACCTGCGCTTTCCGGATGCGCCGCAGCCCTGGGAAGCCGACCATCACGGCCTGCCGGACCGCATCGCCTCGCCGCTGTCCATCATGATCGACGGCCCCATCGGCGGCGCCGCCTTCAACAACGAATTCGGCCGTCCCAACCTGCTGGGCTATTTCCGCAGCTTCGAGCAGACCGCCGGCGACACGCGCTGGGGCTATCACAAGCCCATCATGATCGCGGGCGGCCTGGGCAGCATCGACGCCGGCCTCACGCACAAGGACGTGATCCCGCCGGGCGCGCTGCTGATCCAGCTGGGCGGCCCGGGCTTCCGCATCGGCATGGGCGGCGGCGCCGCGTCCAGCATCAGCATGGGCAGCAACTCCGCCGAGCTGGACTTCGATTCCGTCCAGCGCGGCAACCCCGAACTGGAGCGCCGCGCGCAGGAAGTCATCGACCGCTGCTGGCAGCAGGGCGAGCGCAACCCCATCATCGCCATCCATGACGTGGGCGCGGGCGGCCTGTCCAACGCCTTCCCCGAGCTGGTCAACGACGCCGGCCGTGGCGCCATCTTCGACCTGAAGCGCGTGCCCCTGGAAGAATCAGGCCTGTCGCCGGCCGAGATCTGGAGCAACGAATCGCAGGAGCGCTACGTCCTGTCGATCCTGCCGCAGGACCTGGACCGCTTCGACGCCATCGCGCGCCGCGAGCGCTGTCCCTACGCGGTGGTGGGCGTGGCCACCGAAGAGCGCCAGCTGCGCGTGGTCGACGGCGAGGGCCTGCCGGGCCTGGACGCCATCCGCGCGCAGGGCGCCGATGAAGTGCGTCCGGTGGATGTGCCCATCGACGTGATCCTGGGCAAGCCGCCGCGCATGACGCGCGACGTCAAGCGCCTGCCTGGCGTGTCGGCCCCGCTGGACCTGGCCGGCATCGACCTGACCGAAGCCGCCTACCGCGTGCTGCGCCACCCCACCGTGGCCAACAAGTCCTTCCTCATCACCATCGGCGATCGCACCGTGGGCGGGCTCTCCAGCCGCGACCAGATGGTCGGCCCGTGGCAGGTGCCGGTGGCCGACTGCGCCGTGACGCTGGCCGACTACGAAGGCTTCCGCGGCGAAGCCATGTCCATGGGCGAACGCACGCCCATCGCCATGCTCGACGCGCCGGCCTCGGGCCGCATGGCCGTGGCCGAGGCCCTGACCAACCTGGCCGCCGCCGACGTGGCGCGCCTGGAAGACATCAAGCTGTCCGCCAACTGGATGGCCGCCTGCGGCGTGCCGGGCCAGGACGCGGCGCTGTACGACACCGTGTCGGCCGTCAGCGAGCTGTGCCAGGCTGCCGGCCTGTCCATCCCCGTCGGCAAGGACTCGCTGTCCATGAAGACCAGCTGGGAACAGGACGGCGAGCAGCGCCAGGTGGTGGCGCCGGTGTCGCTGATCGTCACGGCCTTCGCGCCGGTGGCCGACGTGCGCGCCAGCCTCACGCCGCAGCTGCGCACCGACGCCGGCGACAGCGTGCTGATCCTGGTCGACCTGGGTCGCGGCCGCCATCGCATGGGCGGCTCGATCCTGGCGCAGACCTACAACCAGGTTGGCGAGACGGTGCCGGACATCGACGCGCCGCAGGACCTGCGCGCGTTCTTCGTCACCATCCGCACGCTGGCCGAGGCCGGCACCATCCTGGCCTATCACGACCGTTCCGACGGCGGCCTGTTCGCCACGCTGACCGAAATGGCCTTCGCCGGCCGCACCGGCATCTCGGTCAACCTGGACATGCTGACCTTCGATCCGCAGTCGGCCGACTGGGGCGACTACAAGATCCGCCCCGAGCAGGTGGCCGTGCAGCGCGACGAGCTGACGCTCAAGGCGCTGTTCTCGGAAGAAGCCGGCGCCGTCATCCAGGTGCCGGCCGCGCAACGCGACGCCGTCATGCAGGTGCTGCGCGGCGCGGGCCTGTCGGCCCACTCGCACGTGATCGGCGGCCTGAACGCGGCCGACGAGATCGAGTTCTATCGCGACGGCAAGAAGGTCTGGGGCCAGCCGCGCGCCGACCTGGGCCGCGCCTGGAGCGAAGTGTCCTACCGCATCATGGCGCGCCGCGACAATCCGGCCTGCGCCCAGGCCGAGCTGGACGTCTGGAGCGACACGCAGGATCCGGGCATGCAGCCGAACGTGGACTTCGATCCGCAGGAAGACATCGCCGCGCCGTACATCGCCACCGGCAAGCGTCCGCGCGTGGCCATCCTGCGCGAGCAGGGCTGCAACAGCCAGGTTGAAATGGGTTGGGCCTTCGACACCGCCGGCTTCGAGGCCTACGACGTGCACATGACCGACCTGCTGGCCGGCCGCGTGGACCTGGCGGGCATGCAGGGCCTGGTGGCCGTGGGCGGCTTCAGCTACGGCGACGTGCTGGGCGCCGGCGAAGGCTGGGCCCGCACCATCCGCTTCAACAGCCGCCTGTCGGACCAGTTCGCCGCCTATTTCGCGCGCCCCGACACCTTCGCGCTGGGCGTGTGCAACGGCTGCCAGATGATGGCCGCGCTGGCGCCCATGATCCCCGGCGCCGAGGCCTGGCCGCGCTTCACGCGCAACCTGTCCGAGAAGTACGAGGCGCGCCTGGCCCTGGTGGAACTGGCCAAGTCGCCGTCGATCTTCTTCGCCGGCATGGACGGCGCGCGCATCCCGGTGGCCGTGGCTCACGGCGAAGGCTATGCCGATTTCTCGCAGCAGGGCGACGCCAGCCGCGTGCTGACCGCCGCGCGCTACATCGACAATCGCGGCCAGGCCACCGAGGCCTATCCGTTCAACCCCAACGGCAGCCCGGGCGGCCTGACCTCGGTCACCACCGCCGACGGCCGCTTCACGGTGATGATGCCGCACCCGGAACGCGTGACCCGCAACGTCATGATGTCCTGGGCCCCCGAAAAGTGGGGCAAGGCCGACGCCGGCGGCACGTTCAGCCCCTGGATGCGCATGTTCCGCAACGCACGCGTCTGGCTGAAGTAA
- a CDS encoding TRAP transporter small permease, producing the protein MSRSEASAEPAEPILPVEPEPDVKVPLAIEDWLAVILLAALALITFVNVLVRYFTDQSFAWTEEISVFLLIVLTMAGGSMAFVRNHHIRIEILADNGSPRRQRIMALIANGCVLLFFVLLTVLSVKLVADEYIYEETSPAIGVPTWWYSIWLPVMAAAISLRMLGVMRRILRSQA; encoded by the coding sequence ATGTCCCGCTCCGAAGCCTCCGCAGAGCCCGCCGAACCGATTCTTCCCGTTGAACCCGAACCCGACGTGAAAGTGCCGCTGGCCATCGAGGACTGGCTGGCCGTGATATTGCTGGCGGCGCTGGCGCTGATCACCTTCGTGAACGTGCTGGTGCGCTATTTCACCGACCAGTCCTTCGCCTGGACCGAGGAAATCTCCGTCTTCCTGCTGATCGTGCTGACCATGGCCGGCGGCAGCATGGCCTTCGTGCGCAACCACCACATCCGCATCGAGATCCTGGCCGACAACGGCTCGCCCCGGCGCCAGCGCATCATGGCCCTGATCGCCAACGGCTGCGTGCTGCTGTTCTTCGTGCTGCTGACGGTGCTGTCGGTCAAGCTGGTGGCCGACGAATACATCTACGAAGAGACCTCGCCCGCCATCGGCGTGCCGACCTGGTGGTATTCGATCTGGCTGCCGGTGATGGCCGCCGCCATCTCGCTGCGCATGCTGGGCGTGATGCGCCGCATCCTACGGAGCCAGGCATGA
- a CDS encoding DUF4952 domain-containing protein, translated as MIHPEAVLRLAALLTPLCLILSACVTAKATSAPACGDFLDKQGDKPAYIEYQGCHAEYEGQGKPLVARYRLDGTHAAEAEDFLRRRYGIQPLRFVCCGWESTPHSWVDDGHAWNLVFASEETLLSARAQWSRIPTFHIRVEQYTEEP; from the coding sequence GTGATCCATCCCGAAGCTGTTCTGCGTCTGGCCGCGCTGCTGACGCCCCTGTGCCTGATCTTGTCGGCCTGCGTCACGGCGAAGGCGACGTCCGCGCCCGCCTGCGGCGACTTCCTGGACAAGCAGGGCGACAAGCCCGCCTACATCGAATACCAAGGGTGCCACGCGGAATACGAAGGGCAGGGCAAGCCGCTGGTGGCGCGTTACCGGCTGGACGGAACCCACGCGGCCGAAGCCGAGGACTTCCTGCGCCGGCGCTACGGCATCCAGCCTTTGCGCTTTGTGTGCTGCGGCTGGGAGTCGACGCCGCATTCCTGGGTGGATGACGGCCATGCCTGGAACCTGGTGTTCGCGTCGGAGGAAACGCTGTTGTCGGCGCGCGCGCAGTGGTCGCGCATACCGACCTTCCATATCCGGGTGGAGCAGTACACCGAGGAGCCTTGA
- a CDS encoding LysR substrate-binding domain-containing protein, whose translation MPDLPTHTPPLAALRAFEAVARLGSLSRAAVELNVTKSAVSHQLRALESDLGATLLHRGGTLRRAQVTEAGATLLVSVQQALTLLETACRNVRVAVRSKRRHSLNLSVNPSLAALWLAPRIGRFIELHPDIDVQVFLHASQDPAWKAQDIDLAFLHVREHGPHLPQPGDIRLMSETVVPVCSPALVPPGERDDPRVFTRHRWLEEKHVDSPETSWDTWSARLGLDPADRQEPLVLSGLSTVVAAAAAGVGIALGRAPLVDEELASGRLVPLMPRLKLAGSWGYVMRMQPNRPMDAALPALVEFLAEEGRSPGAWQNLAQEAG comes from the coding sequence ATGCCCGACTTGCCCACCCATACCCCGCCGCTGGCGGCGCTACGCGCCTTCGAGGCCGTCGCTCGGCTCGGCAGCCTGAGTCGCGCCGCGGTCGAGCTGAACGTCACCAAAAGCGCGGTCAGTCATCAGTTGCGGGCGCTGGAATCGGACCTGGGCGCCACGCTGCTGCACCGGGGCGGGACCCTGCGGCGGGCCCAGGTGACCGAGGCCGGCGCTACTTTGCTTGTATCCGTACAGCAGGCTTTGACCCTGCTGGAGACCGCCTGCCGCAACGTCCGCGTGGCCGTGCGCAGCAAGCGGCGTCATAGCCTGAACCTGTCGGTCAACCCCTCGCTGGCCGCGCTGTGGCTGGCGCCGCGCATCGGCCGCTTCATCGAACTGCATCCGGACATCGATGTGCAGGTATTCCTGCACGCCAGCCAGGATCCGGCCTGGAAGGCCCAGGACATCGACCTGGCCTTCCTGCACGTGCGCGAGCACGGCCCGCATCTGCCGCAGCCCGGCGACATCCGGTTGATGAGCGAAACCGTGGTGCCGGTGTGCAGCCCGGCGCTGGTGCCGCCCGGCGAGCGCGACGATCCGCGCGTCTTCACGCGTCACCGCTGGCTGGAGGAAAAGCATGTCGACAGCCCCGAGACGTCCTGGGATACCTGGAGCGCGCGGCTGGGCCTGGACCCGGCGGACCGGCAGGAGCCGCTGGTCCTGAGCGGACTGAGCACCGTGGTGGCCGCCGCCGCGGCGGGGGTGGGCATCGCGCTGGGCCGCGCGCCGCTGGTCGACGAGGAACTGGCCAGCGGCAGGCTGGTGCCCTTGATGCCGCGCCTGAAGCTGGCCGGATCCTGGGGCTATGTGATGCGCATGCAGCCCAACCGGCCGATGGACGCGGCGCTGCCGGCGCTGGTGGAATTTCTGGCCGAGGAAGGGCGCAGTCCCGGGGCATGGCAGAATCTGGCGCAGGAAGCAGGCTGA
- a CDS encoding DctP family TRAP transporter solute-binding subunit, with protein MKFRNWIAAALCTAAVAGLAPAHAQTYKPEYKLSIVVGTTFPWGQGAEIWSNLVRERTQGRINIKVYPGTSLVQGDQTREFTAIRQGVIDMAVGSTINWSPQVKQLNLFSLPFLMPDYAAIDALVQGEVGKEMFKLIEKAGVVPLAWGENGYRQLSNSKREIKRPEDMKGMKLRVVGSPLYIDTFTALGANPTQMSWADAQPALASGAVDGQENPLSIYTGSKLYTVGQKYLTLWNYVADPLIFVVNREVWNAWSEKDREIVRQAALDAGKQQIVIARKGVTPEDPSLLKEIEGHGVTVTSLSQADHDAFAKITKPVYDKWKKQIGEDLVNTAEKAIAARKK; from the coding sequence ATGAAGTTCCGCAATTGGATCGCCGCCGCCTTGTGCACGGCCGCCGTCGCCGGCCTGGCGCCCGCCCACGCGCAGACCTACAAGCCCGAGTACAAGCTCTCCATCGTCGTCGGCACCACCTTCCCCTGGGGCCAGGGCGCCGAGATCTGGTCCAACCTGGTGCGCGAGCGCACCCAGGGCCGCATCAACATCAAGGTCTATCCCGGCACCTCGCTGGTCCAGGGCGACCAGACCCGCGAATTCACCGCCATCCGCCAGGGCGTGATCGACATGGCCGTGGGCTCGACCATCAACTGGTCGCCGCAGGTCAAGCAGCTGAACCTGTTCTCGCTGCCCTTCCTGATGCCCGACTACGCCGCCATCGACGCGCTGGTGCAGGGCGAGGTCGGCAAGGAGATGTTCAAGCTGATCGAGAAGGCCGGCGTGGTGCCGCTGGCCTGGGGCGAGAATGGCTACCGCCAGCTGTCGAACTCCAAGCGCGAGATCAAGCGCCCCGAGGACATGAAGGGCATGAAGCTGCGCGTGGTGGGCTCGCCGCTGTACATCGACACCTTCACCGCGCTGGGCGCCAACCCCACGCAGATGAGCTGGGCCGACGCCCAGCCGGCGCTGGCCAGCGGCGCGGTCGACGGCCAGGAGAACCCGCTGTCCATCTACACCGGCTCCAAGCTCTACACCGTGGGCCAGAAATACCTGACGCTGTGGAACTACGTAGCCGACCCGCTGATCTTCGTGGTCAACCGGGAGGTCTGGAACGCCTGGTCCGAGAAGGACCGCGAGATCGTGCGCCAGGCCGCGCTGGACGCCGGCAAGCAGCAGATCGTCATCGCGCGCAAGGGCGTGACGCCTGAAGACCCGTCGCTGCTCAAGGAAATCGAAGGCCACGGCGTCACCGTGACCTCGCTGTCCCAGGCCGACCACGACGCCTTCGCCAAGATCACCAAGCCGGTCTACGACAAGTGGAAGAAGCAGATCGGCGAGGATCTGGTCAACACCGCCGAGAAGGCGATCGCGGCCCGCAAGAAGTGA
- a CDS encoding TRAP transporter large permease — translation MIAAILFGVFIVLMLIGVPVGVALGLGGTVAIVLSNLDTPWYGLLTVPQNFYAGLAKYPLLAIPMFVLVGSIFDRSGVARRLVDFAIAIVGRGPGMLPLVSIAVAMFLGGISGSGPACAAAVGAVMITAMSRAGYPGPFSAAVVAAGAATDILIPPSVAFIIYSVLVPGASVPALFAAGMVPGILAGFALIIPAVWLSRKHKMGSLEAHLPRPPFWKSLREASWGLAAPVLILGGMRMGWFTPTEAAVVAVFYGLFVGMFIHRSIKPRDLFTILREAAELSAVIMLVVTLAGIFAWALSTLSVIDPITHAIVNSGLGEWGVLALLILLLMTVGMFLDGISIFLIFVPLLMPIANAYGWDPVWFGVILTLKVALGQFTPPLAVNLMVSCRIARVPMESTVPWVVWLLGAMFLVLVAVLVFPQLALWLPHKLGY, via the coding sequence ATGATCGCCGCCATCCTGTTCGGGGTCTTCATCGTCCTGATGCTGATCGGCGTGCCGGTGGGCGTGGCGCTGGGCCTGGGCGGCACGGTGGCCATCGTGCTGTCCAACCTGGACACGCCCTGGTATGGCCTCCTGACCGTGCCGCAGAACTTCTACGCCGGCCTGGCCAAGTACCCGCTGCTGGCGATCCCGATGTTCGTGCTGGTCGGCTCGATCTTCGACCGCTCGGGCGTGGCCAGGCGCCTGGTGGATTTCGCCATCGCCATCGTCGGACGCGGCCCGGGCATGCTGCCGCTGGTGTCGATCGCGGTGGCCATGTTCCTGGGCGGCATCTCCGGCTCCGGCCCGGCCTGCGCCGCCGCCGTGGGCGCGGTGATGATCACCGCCATGTCGCGCGCCGGTTATCCGGGCCCGTTCTCGGCCGCGGTGGTGGCCGCCGGCGCCGCCACCGACATCCTGATCCCGCCCTCGGTGGCCTTCATCATCTACTCGGTGCTGGTGCCGGGCGCGTCGGTGCCGGCGCTGTTCGCCGCCGGCATGGTGCCCGGCATCCTGGCCGGCTTCGCGCTGATCATCCCGGCCGTGTGGCTGTCGCGCAAGCACAAGATGGGCTCGCTGGAAGCGCACCTGCCGCGCCCGCCGTTCTGGAAGAGCCTGCGCGAGGCGTCCTGGGGCCTGGCCGCGCCGGTGCTGATCCTGGGCGGCATGCGCATGGGCTGGTTCACGCCGACCGAGGCCGCCGTGGTGGCGGTGTTCTACGGCCTGTTCGTGGGCATGTTCATCCATCGCAGCATCAAGCCGCGCGATCTGTTCACCATCCTGCGCGAAGCCGCCGAGCTGTCGGCCGTGATCATGCTGGTGGTGACGCTGGCCGGCATCTTCGCCTGGGCCCTGTCCACGCTCAGCGTGATCGACCCGATCACGCACGCGATCGTCAATTCCGGGCTGGGCGAATGGGGCGTGCTGGCGCTGCTGATCCTGCTGCTGATGACGGTGGGCATGTTCCTGGACGGCATCTCGATCTTCCTGATCTTCGTGCCGCTGCTCATGCCCATCGCCAATGCCTACGGCTGGGATCCGGTGTGGTTCGGCGTGATCCTGACGCTGAAGGTCGCGCTGGGCCAGTTCACCCCGCCGCTGGCGGTGAACCTGATGGTGTCGTGCCGCATCGCGCGGGTGCCGATGGAATCGACGGTGCCCTGGGTGGTGTGGCTGCTGGGCGCGATGTTCCTGGTGCTGGTGGCGGTGCTGGTGTTCCCGCAACTGGCGCTGTGGCTGCCGCACAAGCTGGGATATTGA